A DNA window from uncultured Methanoregula sp. contains the following coding sequences:
- a CDS encoding cation:proton antiporter, with protein sequence MHASARRVPKITGPSVSGTLSRSGRNKINLSPSYIFHASGSSREVIAMDFMLASASVIVLSVILLYLGQRFRIPSIVCFLLIGMLAGPFGFALITDQVTIDTVGEIGIILLLFTIGLEFSFQKLLHSWRAVIIGGVVQVCATIVAITFISSYFGMRFSEALIFGFIVSLSSTAIVMKILQEKGEVDTLQGRTLLGILIFQDLAIIPMMLLLPVIGGSGAFSLSTLPFQAGKLALIILVVVVLARWVIPRFLFRVAKEKNRELFLFTIAGICIVIAWLTNEAGLTYTLGAFIAGLIIGESDYNIDALGHIIPFRDVFAAVFFLSIGMLLDTRIVFGNFQYVALMVVIIIGVKLLTGTLSVAVLGMPARVCIFSGLALCQVGEFSFVLAKSGIDAGVIDVPVYQLFLAGAIITMILTPFLMKASPAAVDGFYRLLPVRPAKETDPAGIDEATGQEITDHIIIAGYGITGKSVARAATIAGIPYMVIELDPEIIQEERSRSHPNFILGDAVQEEVLEHAGIRRAKTLVVAVSEEEAIPRIIHTARNLAPGVHILARTRRTRNAQHLLDLGADQVISEEFEAALEIFTRALRQYQFPDDEIARIIRRTKKMGNALFTRCSDPDQSRRLQNFETFFKATHVHTLRVEEGSEAEGKTLGELEIQERFGIREFGYRRGGTEKLIIPDKNTQLLAGDMLILFVADEKAAKIISLFSRNR encoded by the coding sequence TTGCATGCCAGCGCCCGCAGGGTTCCCAAGATCACCGGTCCGTCCGTATCAGGGACACTTTCGCGGAGCGGACGGAACAAAATAAACCTGTCCCCGTCCTACATTTTTCACGCATCCGGATCTTCCCGGGAAGTGATCGCCATGGATTTCATGCTCGCCAGTGCCAGTGTCATCGTCCTCTCCGTCATCCTCCTGTATCTCGGCCAGCGGTTCCGGATCCCGAGCATCGTCTGTTTCCTCCTCATCGGTATGCTTGCCGGGCCGTTCGGGTTTGCCCTGATAACCGACCAGGTGACCATCGACACGGTGGGAGAGATCGGGATCATCCTCCTGCTCTTTACAATAGGGCTCGAATTCTCGTTCCAGAAACTCCTCCACTCCTGGCGGGCAGTCATCATCGGCGGCGTGGTCCAGGTCTGCGCAACGATTGTCGCCATCACCTTCATCTCCTCGTACTTCGGGATGCGGTTCTCCGAAGCCCTCATCTTCGGCTTCATCGTCTCCTTGTCGAGCACAGCTATCGTCATGAAGATCCTCCAGGAGAAAGGCGAGGTCGATACCCTCCAGGGCCGGACCCTTCTTGGCATCCTCATCTTCCAGGATCTCGCCATCATCCCCATGATGCTCCTCCTGCCCGTTATCGGGGGAAGCGGTGCTTTCAGCCTCTCCACCCTGCCCTTCCAGGCAGGCAAGCTTGCCCTGATCATCCTTGTGGTCGTTGTCCTGGCACGCTGGGTGATCCCCCGGTTCCTCTTCCGGGTGGCAAAGGAGAAGAACCGCGAGCTCTTCCTCTTCACCATTGCCGGTATCTGCATTGTTATCGCCTGGCTCACGAACGAGGCCGGGCTCACCTACACCCTTGGCGCTTTCATAGCCGGTCTCATCATCGGGGAATCGGATTACAATATCGATGCCCTGGGGCACATCATCCCGTTCCGGGACGTCTTTGCCGCGGTCTTCTTCCTCTCGATAGGCATGCTGCTGGACACCCGGATCGTGTTTGGCAACTTCCAGTACGTGGCCCTCATGGTGGTCATCATCATCGGCGTCAAGCTCCTGACCGGCACCCTCTCGGTAGCGGTCCTCGGCATGCCCGCCCGGGTCTGCATCTTCTCGGGGCTCGCGCTCTGCCAGGTAGGGGAGTTCTCGTTCGTTCTTGCAAAAAGCGGTATCGACGCCGGTGTCATCGATGTGCCGGTGTACCAGCTCTTCCTTGCCGGCGCCATCATCACGATGATCCTCACGCCGTTCCTCATGAAGGCGTCGCCCGCTGCTGTCGACGGGTTCTACCGTCTTCTTCCGGTCAGGCCGGCAAAGGAGACGGATCCGGCGGGGATCGATGAAGCCACCGGACAGGAGATAACCGACCACATCATCATAGCCGGGTACGGGATCACGGGAAAGAGCGTTGCCCGGGCCGCCACCATCGCCGGCATCCCGTACATGGTTATCGAGCTCGACCCCGAGATCATCCAGGAAGAGCGGTCCCGGTCCCACCCGAATTTCATCCTCGGCGATGCCGTCCAGGAGGAGGTTCTGGAGCACGCGGGTATCCGGAGGGCAAAGACCCTTGTTGTGGCAGTCTCGGAAGAAGAGGCGATTCCCCGGATCATCCACACTGCCCGGAATCTTGCGCCCGGTGTCCACATCCTGGCCCGGACACGGCGCACGAGGAACGCCCAGCACCTCCTCGATCTCGGCGCCGATCAGGTGATCTCGGAGGAGTTCGAGGCAGCCCTTGAGATCTTCACCCGGGCCCTCCGGCAGTACCAGTTCCCGGACGATGAGATCGCCCGGATCATCCGGAGAACCAAGAAGATGGGAAACGCTCTCTTCACCCGGTGCTCGGATCCCGACCAGAGCCGGCGCCTGCAGAACTTCGAGACGTTTTTCAAGGCAACGCATGTCCACACGCTCCGGGTGGAGGAAGGATCCGAGGCCGAGGGAAAGACCCTTGGCGAGCTGGAGATCCAGGAGCGGTTCGGGATCCGCGAGTTCGGGTACCGCCGGGGCGGAACGGAGAAGCTCATCATCCCGGACAAGAACACGCAACTCCTTGCCGGCGATATGCTCATCCTCTTTGTCGCGGATGAGAAAGCTGCGAAGATCATCTCGCTTTTTTCGAGGAACCGGTAA